Within the Eucalyptus grandis isolate ANBG69807.140 chromosome 1, ASM1654582v1, whole genome shotgun sequence genome, the region TTATTGGGTCTCAACTGGCGGAACGGTGATGCAACACTCTTCTCATGTTGTATCAATGCATACCTCATTCTTTAAGTTCTAGAAACTATCCTCGTACTTGTCAATGCCgatgaatttctcttctttctcaagaGGTCAAGCCTGCGATGATACTGatattgaaaattctttcacaaacctTCTGTAGTAATCTGTCCAATCCCCATAGCTTATGATCTTTGACATTGATGTCGGTCTCGGTCCATAAACAACTGATTCGATCTTAGCTGGGTCCATAAAGATTCCTTAACCTGTAATCACATGACCATTCTTAAGGGCTCTCGTGATCCTCATCACTTAATAAATACCCCAGAACGTCACTACACCACACAATCAccattgatctagatattctttgaatacTCGGTTTGTCAAATCTATGACAACGGCTGGAGCGTTTGTCAaatcaaatggctttacattATTCTCACAGGGGCTAAATCAAGTGCGAAATGCTGTCTTTAGTATAACCTCCTTCCTAGTTCTCAACTGACAAtaacctgtcctcaagtcgatcatTGAAGACATCAACACTCTTTATAACAAGTCACCCAATTAAGTTGGCAATGGTTGATGCATGATTGCAATGAAccattttcatttatctttcCACAAAACTGATGTTCCTTAAAGCGATGCACTAATATgtatgaattcctcattcatcaatcttcacatccgtACCTTCGgttctatcaattcaaacaacaataaCTAGTAAGAAGCCTTCAAGAGTGGCTTTATGCTGGTGCTAACTCGATCGTaatttctatctcttttttCTGGCAACAGTTTGATGTTTCTTATGAcaacacatctagaaattctcAGACCATTGAGATGTCTTCTATCTCCAATTCTCCAATCTGTCTTAACTATAACCATCACCAAGTAACCTCAACAATCTCCATCGAACAAGTGGGTTGTCTTCAATCGACGAGATTAAAGAAATCGAAGATTCatttcgactcccaataaactcaaCACTTTCATGAGCTCCTGGACTAAGTTAAATTGCTCCACGACCATGATCTATTACTACAAGATGCTCCATGAGCCCATTCTACTCATGTAGTGTCGAAGTTACacctcagcaactagtcaagcatgACTATTACTAGTGATTCCCCTTTCTTccacttatttcaataaacAGAAGTTCCCCAAACTTCATCAAAAATCTGAtagaattttccccaaaacattcttcctctgTCTAGTGCCAGGTCGGTTCCATTTCTGTTCTTCTCACCATACCTGGACACTGAATTCATCCATGGAACAACATGTTCTATTTGTCTGAATGCTGACCTGACTATTCCACCATTCCTATTGAGTGGAACAAATACTCTTCCCTCAACATCAGTCTTTTCTCCTGACCGAATTCCAAGTCTGCTTGCGCTGAATCTTGACTCAAATATCGAAATATGTTCCCTGACTATCCTTCCAGGTTGGACCTCAACAAAggtagcaacaacaacaacttgaATCGGATCTTACTGGTTCATCCAAAACTCAAGGAACACTTGCATCAGAAAGATCTTATCTGACTTAGGATCATTCaacgctgctacactagtaccaacctgcgATGGCACTCTTACGCTCGAGCTGGCCAGAGTCAACACTCTGCCTTCCGAATCCACAGTAATTAAAAGCAAGCAATTCACACCCgacaaacaattctaccaatcaTCTATCAAAGACATGCACCaatcatgaatttaaaggcctttccttcgctatcccataggtcatcgcaccttatcactccaatacctaaccattgctctgataccacaaaaaggggatgtcacgccccgaccctcaggcacgcacacatcccttactcttggtcgattttaaaatgcgatatcccaggactatgtatggccgaccctttcattctttatagcacatgcggaagtagttataaatccccagacaataaagcaatgtgatagaaaagcaggccatatattttccttactgaaaattcacaactatatctttttacatgcaaacaaggtctgacaagacgggataggatttcggtcctcatccgggtcgtactcgatgtcatactcggggtcctcctccacgtactcctctttggGTTCCTCAACAGGATCTCCTCAtcgattcatgctccttaggctcctcatccagtcctgaaatggttattcaataaccactaagaccacgtctcggcaagttctacttcctaagacccgattagtaaactaatacaccttagggctgcctatgcacaacatgagtcgaggacttaccttagcctcgcATTCCAccgcatattagcacagttaaataggcacccaagcaatcacatcacagatcgaagcatcgatcaaatcgacttagtcgattatatgccaacaataccactcacggtcatttccattcagtcaatccaTTCACAACATTAagtcaaagcaatgatcaatcgacctagtcgattacatgtcagacggaccattctaggtcaatGCTCTCGGGTGTCACGTTCACCAAGTGACTtatccactagacaattgcgtgcgttctttaaggcgccgttttcgccagtgacatccttagtcaccgaaccacgcatgcctataaccatgtactcaatagacaattgtgtgcgttctttaaggcgccgtttttgcCAGTGAGTcccataatcaccgaaccacacatgcctataacaatgtatttaatagacaagtgtatGTGTTCTTTAAGGTGCCGTTTTTCCGGTGAGTcccataatcaccgaaccacacatgcctataacaatgtatttaatagacaagtgtatgcgttctttaaggcgccgttttcgccagtgagtcccataatcaccgaaccacacatgcctataacaatgtatttaatagacaagtgtatgcgttctttaaggcgccgttttcgccagtgagtcccataatcaccgaaccacacatgcctataacaatgtatttaatagacaagtgtatgcgttctttaaggtgccgttttcgccagtgatgtccttaatcaccgaaccatacatgcctataacaatgtgagtactagaccgatacgtgtgttctttaaggcgctgttttcgccagtgacatcccaatcaccgaaccacgtaggtccatacACCGTGTCTGATCGATTCAATCCCAGAGTACTTCTGATTCACTCTCACCATTCTACTCACTTTACAACTAAACAAAAAGCactataaatgctgaataaacatactgggccattcaccaatcaataattcaatctcaatcgattccaatcaaattagggtaaatccctaaaacatcacaatttatttaattccatgcaacgtagagctcaaataaataaacgaactgtGCCATGACAATCAGCACAAGATTTCAGtcatcggccatcaaaatcttaatttccgaaaaataattaattaattaatttcgaaaattaaataaataaatacaataaattcaatttagcacaatataaagctcaattaaataaacagtctgcaccacgatcattagcataaaatcccggtcattaggggtgagcggttccggTTCCTTACAGTTCCGCTTGGAACACGGAACCTACCCTCAGCACggagttcctcattttttggaacccggaacctacccgtcgAGAACCAAGAACCGGAACCTACCCCTGTCACAGTTCCGGATCGGTTCCAgctccaacaggttctttttttttctttttagttaaaaaatggaaataaatgcAGCAATAATACACAAACttctcattcatcaaagagaatataaCACAAACAGCAAACAGCATTTTAgaagcaataataaacaaactgtTTTTACACTCACGAACAATCCAGTAGTTCGAGCACATGATGGATGAAATGTGCTCTAACAGTGACCATAATTGCTCATATATATCATCTTCGGCGCCACCTCTCCGAATTATGAGCACCAATGCccaaattgtttttcttcacTTCACCAGCCATGATTGGATCAGCAATACCACTTCACCGGAGCTTCCAAGACCCTCACCGCTCAATTAGCCAGGTGCACCCATTAGCCTCTTCCCCTCCGATCATAAGTTGTAAATGTCAGACACTATAAGACGAATTCCTCATTCACCACCGTTGTTGGCTTAAATGTCACAGGACAGGGAGTTTCCCCATACTCGAGCCACTTAGGAGCTATAAATGGTACTTAACAAATCGACACATTCATATATATCAAACCGCTGAAAATTATTCGGCCATGCAAAACtacaaaaaataaagttttcCCTAACAAACGGGTCTGAATTTGAATTCCTAGCTGCTCGTTATATAATGGATCCCGAGATCGTCGTCTTTGGATTTACAATGAATCGTTAGAGTTGTTCCGGCTAGCAAACTGTTACAAATTATAACATGTGTTCTACCCCAAACAACTTCCACACAACTAATGAGCaacaaagaacaaacaaatatgaGTTTCAAAATGATAGAGAGAACACTCACAAGAAGAGGTAAGCGTAGAGGTCAGCGGTGGCGAGGGTGAGCGGCGGTGGTCGAGGGCGAGCGACAGTGGCGTCGAGGGCAAGCGGCGAGCTACAGCAGCGTCGCTCGGGGAAAGCTCGGAGCTAAGCGAGGGTGCTGCGGGTCGCGAGCTTCGGGGGGCACGGCGGCGAGTTGCAAAGCATCGTGGGCTTCGGGGCATAGCGAAGGCAGAgcggcggcgtcgcgggctTCGGGGCACGACGAAGGGAGAgcggcggcgtcgcgggctTCGGGGCACGGCGAAGGGAGAGCAACGGCGTCGCGGGCTGCTGGTGAGGTGCGGCGAAGGCAACAGCGGGCGGAGCAGGAGCGACGTCGGTGCGAGCTGCAGGCGAGGCGAGGCGCGGTGGGGATGCTACTTGGTGGCGTCGAGCAGAGGGCGAAGAGAGAACAGAGGGCAGAGTGTCGTGAGACAGTGAGACTGAGTGTTGTGAGAGTAATTTGGGGCACGGCGAAGGCAGAGCAGCGGCGGTCGTggctcaacccacggccaaggggggaaGAACTCGGTTCGAGCGGAGGTGGTGACGGTTCGGAGCAACGACGGCCCGGACGGCCGAGCGAGCggcggcaagaggtggtgacggtggcttggggacAGCGGCAGTACCTCACGGCAGCGCGGACGGCGAGACGACTCGTCGGACGAGCATGTGGGTGGTgggggttcggtggccaagagatGGTGGTGtgtagggcgtggggcggcggtgtggtggtgggtgaagcggcggccggcgagaggaaggaagaagaagaagaagaagggggtttcggccgagagagggggaaagaggagagagagaggaaaagaaaaagttggaggacgggaagtgacgtgaggaggaaaaaggggagaaaagatggagagagaaaaaagaaagagaaagggggaAGATTGAACAAAAGGGGGAAATGACGCGGAgggaattagggttttttttttaccttggcCAGTTCGGTTcctccggttccggttcctatgggggaaccggaaccgggaaccgccggCTCCCGAAAAAAGAGAAccaggaaccggaaccggcccccttagaaccgggaaccggagtggaacctccggttcggttctccggttccggttctacccggaaccacgctcacccctaccggtcactagccatcctagttgaatttccgggaaataaataattaaataattaatttcgaaaattaatatttaattcctaaaattccacctAGGCCCgatttgcttaattaacacccgataagggacggaaaaaatcccaagaagcatccaataaatactacaggcaattctctatctaattacactaatcacacaactaatatgcaaagcaattaactaataatcactaatcaattctaatctaacaacctaattacacttaattaacactaatcaacctttaagtataattagcgcactaaaaaggcattagtgagtaaaactcactcaaaacgacgggctcgacgtGAGGATCGCCTTTCCTCAAAgtgggccgagcatccgggctcgggaaggcagccaaaacgagccaaaacCCCACTGTCAAACCCATTTTCTGTCTTCTCTGTTCGCTGCTGGAAGGGGCGGTTCCGGCGTCGGTTGAAGCGGCCAAGGGCGGCTGAGGGCGAGGTGGAGCTTCGGCGAGGTTGACGGTGGCCAGAGGAGGTCGGGCGGCGGCCGAAGGCGACTGAACGAGACTTAACAGAGGCGGCGGGGAGCCGGGACGGCGGCTGGGAACAGCCGAGTTGGGCGAGAGAGCGACCAAGGCGCGCGGAGGCAACCGGCGAGCGGCGGAGCACGCGGGTGGGGCGAGTAGCGACGGCAGCTCGGTTTTCTTCTCTCGGCGCTGCTGTTCCTTACGTTTCTGTTCGAAccagagagaggagagggggcGGAGATGCGCGGACGGCAGCACGGCGGCGGGCTCGGGTGCGCGAGCAGCTCCGGTGCTTGCGAGCGTGCGACGATGACGGCGAGAGGGGGCGACGGGCGGAGCTACTGCTGCTGCTTCGGTTGTTGCTGAAGAAGAAACCccaaagaaaggggaagaagatggagatgcagGGGAGAGAGACAGCGACGAGGAAGAAAAGGGGGAACCggtttcccctttttcctctctcactctctctctcttatgccATCCGCACGTGGGCCACCATGAGCTGCCCTCCGCTCacaattcaaagacaaatttgccccttctagaagcatttaggtagaCCAAAATATGGGGTAGatgtggcatacgaattttgctaagttttcttcccaaattgaaccttaatcccacttgaatcaaatcaatttgacccCCCCTAATTTCATTCAATATTTcatcgatcaaattggtatCTTTTCTTATCAGTAtagcccacttgcatcccaatttcacaatccctagcttcaactgaacaaaaacggccctatttatccaatcgaaattagaatccgaaaatctggatgtcgcAAGTGTCACTTATCAGAATGCTACCACTGTCTTTCAAAGCTGGCATATCACAGAAGACATGACCTTAGGCAAGTAAAAGCTTGGAGACTGGACAAGTCCTCCACCTTAGTGTCTCTGTTATGttcttctctcttctatttCGTCATTTTACTCCTCTTTTCTGCCTCTTGCCAAAGTAACTTCTCTCTCTTTAATTCTGGCAAGATGGATTTAATTGGAGCTGATTTCCCAGTTCTAGAATCATGAGCCACAAATGTCAAATTGGCAGTAAGTCCAACTAAATATGAGGAATGTCGGAAATCTGCAAAAATTACCATTTTAAGGAGGTGAAAAGCATAATAGATCAGTAATGAGACTATATCACGGAAAGGATAACTTCTTGAAGATTTTACATTTGAGTATTGTGCTTGAACAACATGTCGAAAGCCTTGACAAACTACCAATATTTCTTGGAGAGGATGTCGAATTAGCAAGCTTTTCTGTCATAGGATgggtttgattttttgattttttgatttttttttttggtaataagaGAATGGTGAATGGCTAGCAAATTAGCAAACTTCTCCATAGTTTTTATGAGTAGAGTAAAGAAAACATGCAAGAGTAAATATGGTTTGCAAAGAATAAACACACATTTAAGGCACAGCCATCAAAGTGACGCCATCCTTAGGATCAGGAGTAACGTGAATCCTGCAACTGCTTAGTGGCAGCATATGGAAACGTGTATTCTCGCCCTATAAGCCAATAAAGCAATCATCAACTTGAGGGGAGGAAGTAGCATGCTATCATCAATCGGAAGTACTGTTTCATATGATACCTTCTACGAACTGATTTACTTCCAGTTGGATCGCCATTAATGAGTGTCCAACCTATGTAACAGTTCACGCTATTTGCAAGTCAGGGTCAATAAGGATTGGCCTCTTGAGAACTTTCCTATCTACTGAAGCAATGCTGGTCCAAAAGCAAAAGGTTGAATAAAATGGGGATGTTCTGTTATGCACAATTCTATTGATGACTTCCCACACCATATGAACTATGGCTAATGACTAGAGAACTTAGGCATTCTGATTGCAGAACTTGATATGGACAAAGATTGATGACCAATTTAGTTACGCACACATATGAATGTTAGAGACAAAGTACTTCTTACAGCAAAGCAGCAGCAAGTTGTTACAATATATTCTCTAATTACCAGATGACCAATTCTAGATTATTCAAAGGAGGACTTGACATTCAAACTACAAGTAGCAAAGTACTGGAACTGATTACCCATCGACTAAGCACCAGCATATGCCAGTTTTATATCAGGAAGTTATCAAAGCACCACTTAACCGTATTACCTAACTCTAGCAGTGTCAATGACATCGTATGCAATTCATCTTCTGTAGAGAAAGCCCATAGGAACTCTCTTTCTTACAATGACGCAGTATGCATTGTGAGGATACAAGCATTAGGCAGGGACAAAAACGCTCAAAATTCGGTTAAAACCACATGTCAACCAGTGAACCATCATTCAAACCGAGAAAATTAAGCGGGAGAAACATCGCAGAAAACAAATGGCACCACATTCAGAACCAGAAACAAAAGCATCAGCATCCGATAGCCGTTCAAAGCTCAGTTCATTTACCTTATAGCAGCATACAGTCCCAGCGAGAGCATCGACATCTTCCACCAGCTTCCCCATCCTGATCTCCTTCCAAGGATTCCTACACTGATCTCTGAGCAAAATAATCACTCGAAAACTCGTAGAAAACGCTCGTCCTGCTCCTAGACGGACTCCTCGGAACCAATTCGCTCTCCGGCGACGCAGCACTCACGGTTGCACCCGCATGGCCGACCTCCTCGAATGTCTCGGAACTCGCTTCCCACGAGGCGTCGGTGACGGGCGAGAGAAGTACGCACCGGGCCACAAGCTGATCGGCTTCCAAATCGACGATCCAGCGTCGATGGGCGGAGCAGCGGTGCAGGCCACCGGAATAGCACTTGCCGTCAAAGCGGATGCTCCGTCGTCCGTCGCGGTGAAGAATCGGGGCGATGCAAGACACGGTGGACTACCAATACGATGTACAGACACGACGATTTGACAAAACAagttaaaattattaatttcagaaatatttttgataaatcATATAacttatagtaaaaaaaaaatcaatgaattttaTTTCTCCTTCGCTTAAACCAGCTTGTACAATATATGACATCACCGTTAAGAAAGTCATTTGttgagagaagaaaataaaaggttgaaaaatgaaattaaaaaaagataagaaaggaGAATAGCAATTAAAGTGAACTCTTTTTAACAttctaacaaaaaattaaattggacAGGAATCTTTGTTTCTTCATCGTCATTATCACTGTCCattctttgattttcttcacttAAAAGATCACCAACGGGTGTCCACGGTCCGAACTGATAAGGTGAAACCGACTCCAATCGAATCCAAACtgaaccaaattgaaaatcCAGTTCGGTTCAGTATGACGTATTGCAGTTTTGTACATCGACACTTCAAATCGGACCTCGGGCAAGTGGGGCTTAGTTATGTACCGTAGTTGGGTGGACTGTAGCATGGTGGAGTTACGTAGCCGTCATCTTTGTTGGATACATTTTGGATTGCCAGTTCATGCGGATCTACAATTGTGGGAAAGTGAAACATATTTCCAAATTTCAGAGCTGATTTGTGATCCTCACGTATAATCCTGCATCTCGTGGGATCGATCTGTGAATTGAATTGCTTGACGAGGACTTGGTGATGCCCGAGCTCTTCCTAAGTTAGCATGTCATCGTATGGATCTATCTGGCTCTCTATTTGTTTGTTGCCAATTGGCTTTATGCTGTCCTGTTTGTGAAGATTTAACTTTTTCGGAACTTAAGCTGCTGGTATCTTCGTCCAAAGCTTTGTGCATACGATGACATGAGTTAGGAAGAGCTCGTGGACAGCATAACCCCGCCCGCCAACTTAAGCTGCTGGTATCTTCATCCTCGCTCTCGTACTAAGAGAAAGGAACTCGGTTGCTCCATGTAATTAATTTTCTCTTGTTATTCTCCCTTTCCTAGGCCTGATGGAACACGTTCGACCAATGCCGCTAGTTCCACCCAATCGAAAGATATTTCTGTGTGCCTGTGTGGTGAAGAATTTTAGGGGTAGTAGAATTTCGGCTGATTGTGTTTCTCCTCGCTGCTCGAAGTTGCAGCATCCTCGGGTGGAAGGGGAGAGTAGGGTACACTAGGGTCATTGCACTGACAATGACAATTAAGCCTCAAGGCTCTCGTTCGTTGAAGATAGAGAGCTTCTGGTCCTTGCTTCTTGGGAGATAATTTGCTTGAAATGGCCCAATTTCCTTGGAAGTTACCAGCCTCTGCTCTCCATATCTGGCTCTTTGAACATATTCGAATTATTTGAACAAAAGATGCATATCTGCACTGATTTCCGCTCGAACTAGGAGAATGACAACGAAAGCCGCGATTCAAACGCTTCCCCGAATCTGGCCGAGAATAGGCAAGAAGAGAGTGATGCAGGTGTGACTGCGGGAATGGTGGAAGGCGACGTCAGTGGCGGTTCTCCGGTGACAGAGAGAGTCTCTAAGAACAGCCGCCATCCATCACAAGCACGTCTGCACGTCCTCCGCCGTTCCAAGAGAGCACGAGCGATAGAAATCTAGTCCAAAGAGGGATGGGCCCAACTCCTTTTTACTTAGTGGACCAATTAAGATCAATTCCGTCCATGGTGTTTAAGTTCAATATGATTTCTCATCCAAATGGGCTATTTTCTTCGGGCAGAGttccgctttttttttttcttttttttttccttgtatttatttattcataattgtaattgaaaaaaaaaagctacctAAATGGCCGATTTTGCTTGGATTGCTGATTTTCGGGCGTCGACACCTGTCGCTAAGTTTTATTCTTCAAGTCTATTAGTCTCGCCTGCTGCTCCTCCCATACTCTCTTTTGCTTCATCCCGTCTCTGGTGTTAATTCCCCGTTAAAATAATTCTTCCTCTAGATAAAATAAAGGTACTTGAGGAACAAAATTGCTGGAGTcgcaagagaaggaaagaatgGCTTCTTGTCCCATTGATCAATCCCCGCGACGATCACAACTTCTGCTCCGAATTGGGTTAAAAGACCGAATACTAGTCACACTACCCTCCAATCGACCATACGTTATAAAAGGTCGGATGAGTAAATTTAAAGTGAAATTCGATCCTAAGCTTATATGTAGGACATCCATGAGGTCTGTCATTTGCAGTGTGATAGGAGCTTGCCATGTGGCAATTTCATTGTCACGAGGCAAAAGTGCTCGGATAGAGACAATTTTATTGACAGCAATAACAAAAGCAAACGGTCCAAGGGGAAATGTTTTACATGGAAAGAGTACAGGAACATAGTTGTTCCGTACGTTAATCTGCATAAGCAAAAGTTCAGGGAGGAGGGCTGGGCTGACACTTAGCAAGCCCTCTTTATTCATTCATCCGGCGGTACGTAGAGCACTGAGTACTCACAGAGCACGGTCTCGTCATTGCTCGACTAATGTGCACCATGGCAACACTCGAACTTGACAATGTTGTTCATCATGCCCGGGCAAATCGGGCACTTCACATCCTCTGGGATGTAGCCAACCATGTTCGGAATATAGAAGTGGTGGCACCTCGGGGGGACGTATAACAGGTCAAACTGCTCCTTGAAGACCATGTCGAACGTCTTCCCGTTCACGTTCACGTTCACGTGCTTCTTCCACGTCTCGTACTGCACCAGAACCATCGTGACGTACATGTGGGAGTCGTTGATCATGACCCGCGACCCCTTCGTGAGGACCGTAAACCCTCCGTCCTTCTTGAAGCAGGTGTAGAGCCTGAGGATGTCCTGCATAATGGGTTCGTGCAAGTCCCCTCCGATTTGTAGCTTCGAAAGCATGCAGCTCTTGAGGCGGTTCCAAAAGAACTGCGATTTGGTGACATTTAAGGCGACGATGGCTTTGTCGTCGATCTTCTTTAGCGAGTCCTCGATCACCTGGGTGGTCTTGGGTTCTTCCGCTCCATACAAGAAGATGTACTTCTCAGCCTTGATCTGATAAGAGACAACGTCTTTgtcaatgaaaaataacttATGCTCATTTTTCATAGATCTTTTACAAACTATACAACCATCTTACATTCTCAAATTCCAGTAAAGCCTATACCTACTCAGATATGACATGATTATTGACCGTTTATATTAGTAAAGAATAGACAAAACGACAGTGTAGAATAGTCTTCTATAGTTCTTGTCTTATCCCAGGTATGTCTTGCAGATTCTAAGTTTGAATCAAATCTTCTATTGCTGCATCAATTTAACTAAATTCACCTTCTAATAAGCAAACTTAAAgatcataatttcttttgacaCCCACATTCGTGCACCCTAGCTGtataaaaaaagcaaaagggtaaaaagaaaagtgaagaaggAGAACAAAAACTTACAGCTTCCTGTATCCCCGGAAAGATGAAGTCAGTCGCTAAAAGCTCAAACCAGTTAATGCCAGGCCTCTTCCAGATGTCTGCTGCTACTGCACCGGTGAAAGGGAAAGCATCCTTCCCCCAAATTCTAATCATGCTCATAGCATTTTGGTTTGAGACTCTTCCTCGTGGATCCAGTACTGTCACAATGGCGTCTTGCTTAAAATGCCACTTCTCTTTAATGATTCTGATGGCCACCCGGTTGATAAGTTTTAGGGAGTGCACCGAGCACCACGGCATTTGCAACTGGAGGTTCTGGAACCGTTTGATGACGTCCTCACATTCTTGTTTGATGATAGGGACCCACACAATCTCGTAGCCCTCCTCATGGAACTTGCACTCCTCGTAGATCTTGATGAGGATCGAGAGGTCATGAGAGGTTAATTTGAGGTCCGAAATCAGAAGCAACACATTCTTCCTCCGGAGCGACTCGATCTTATCCTATAAAACAAACAAGGTGAATTATAAACATTGGTGCATCACGTGCTCTTTATTGATTGTGCAACTCATGGAAACTATTTTTGTGTTCGATTCCAACAAATGTATGAGATGAAATTCTTGGAGAAAGATGATCTTACGACAATGGCATGTTGTGCAAAATCTCGATGTATTAAACTCGAAACATAGAGTGACGTTAAACTAGAGAAAGCTGGAGACATGAACCCTTGCCTTCTTTGAGCCAATGAAGAGAGGCTGAGGATCATCCTTGATGTAAAGCAAGGCCTTGATCAGCTCCACGTTATCGGTAGGGGCATTAATGATTCGCAGCAGCCTCTGATACTCCTTAATTTCCTCTGCATCATGCCAAAAATAAGTTTACTAGACGATTAGCCCAATATATTCAGGGCTTTAATtaagtaggaaaaaaagaacatattttaccctttttttgtgaaaaatcttCATAATGTTGTTTGATATTGCGGTGGACCATGTTCACTTTCCGAGCGAAGGCAGACAGATCTTTTC harbors:
- the LOC104416720 gene encoding protein SIEVE ELEMENT OCCLUSION B-like, which gives rise to MDNFINHLLGKPDQSMWANLLASFDDKKFMKEMVNTHAPEEGDVDVQSLFHLVENTLQGTTAIVDSIVNPRGAQGSGSPDFKPLKEGFNPPLAAINDVVCQLTCKALDTKNLRQTLVSLFHQLSSFSWVNKALIALSSLAVFYGDFWRLARVEPSDKLAESMAILKGLPEITKPSDLQKISVFGVLNEMIKTTLNMTQCIVDFEHESKDFPQLSTMIDVASSVYQIIISILACSIQFTSLISIVDDNKGKDLSAFARKVNMVHRNIKQHYEDFSQKKEEIKEYQRLLRIINAPTDNVELIKALLYIKDDPQPLFIGSKKDKIESLRRKNVLLLISDLKLTSHDLSILIKIYEECKFHEEGYEIVWVPIIKQECEDVIKRFQNLQLQMPWCSVHSLKLINRVAIRIIKEKWHFKQDAIVTVLDPRGRVSNQNAMSMIRIWGKDAFPFTGAVAADIWKRPGINWFELLATDFIFPGIQEAIKAEKYIFLYGAEEPKTTQVIEDSLKKIDDKAIVALNVTKSQFFWNRLKSCMLSKLQIGGDLHEPIMQDILRLYTCFKKDGGFTVLTKGSRVMINDSHMYVTMVLVQYETWKKHVNVNVNGKTFDMVFKEQFDLLYVPPRCHHFYIPNMVGYIPEDVKCPICPGMMNNIVKFECCHGAH